Proteins encoded within one genomic window of Streptomyces sp. NBC_01314:
- a CDS encoding DUF2277 domain-containing protein: MCRSIKTLRPPVLPEEATEDDIRAAALQYVRKVSGFRAPAAHNREVFDHAVEVIAAATAELLDGLEVRGAPRRAG, translated from the coding sequence ATGTGCCGCAGCATCAAGACCCTTCGACCGCCCGTCCTGCCCGAGGAGGCCACCGAGGACGACATCCGTGCCGCCGCCCTTCAGTACGTCCGCAAGGTCTCCGGGTTCCGTGCGCCCGCCGCCCACAATCGTGAGGTCTTCGACCACGCGGTGGAGGTGATCGCGGCGGCCACGGCGGAGTTGTTGGACGGCTTGGAGGTGAGGGGCGCCCCTCGGCGGGCCGGGTAG
- a CDS encoding HNH endonuclease family protein, producing MRRFYARRRVSILAALSGLIASVAIFNAPTASAALPTPVSAATARSYLATLTVATEDRTGYDRDLFNHWITISGTCNTRETVLKRDGTNVVTSSACAATSGSWFSPYDGATWTAASDLDIDHLVPLAEAWDSGADGWTSTQRQNFANDLTRPQLIAVTDNVNQSKSDQDPAEWMPSVTSYRCTYVRAWVQVKYYYDLSVDSAEKSALTSYLASC from the coding sequence ATGCGCAGGTTCTACGCGCGTCGACGAGTCAGCATACTCGCGGCGCTCAGCGGATTGATAGCCTCCGTCGCGATCTTCAACGCTCCCACCGCCTCCGCCGCGCTGCCCACCCCGGTCAGCGCCGCCACCGCCCGCTCCTACCTGGCCACCCTCACCGTCGCGACAGAGGACCGCACCGGGTACGACCGGGACCTGTTCAACCACTGGATCACCATCAGCGGCACCTGCAACACCCGCGAGACGGTCCTCAAGCGCGACGGTACGAACGTCGTCACCAGCTCCGCCTGCGCCGCCACCAGCGGCAGCTGGTTCTCCCCGTACGACGGCGCCACCTGGACCGCCGCCTCCGACCTCGACATCGACCACCTGGTGCCGCTGGCCGAGGCCTGGGACTCCGGCGCCGACGGCTGGACCAGCACCCAGCGCCAGAACTTCGCCAACGACCTCACCCGCCCGCAGCTCATCGCCGTCACGGACAACGTGAACCAGTCGAAGAGCGACCAGGACCCGGCCGAGTGGATGCCCTCGGTGACGTCGTACCGCTGCACGTACGTCCGCGCCTGGGTCCAGGTGAAGTACTACTACGACCTCTCCGTCGACTCCGCCGAGAAGAGCGCCCTCACCAGCTACCTGGCGAGCTGCTGA
- a CDS encoding ketopantoate reductase family protein, whose protein sequence is MTNERLTVAVLGPGGVGGLLAALLARAGNRVICLAGEATAQALEKDGISVRSARFGEFTARVETASELREPVDAAMIAVKHTTLTTALDRLPASALGPDTLVVPFLNGVEHPAILRAHYGGAVPVAPATIRVESTRVAPGVIEHASPFAEVDLTGDTVARGRLNSLAGALEWSGVGTRVLPDETAVLWAKMSFLAPFALLTTLHGLPLGEIRTRHRGQLTALVEETAAVSAAVGAPVDPAEALRRYDAFPPTTRSSMQRDAEAGRPLELDAIGGALLRAAERHGVPAPVATEVVAELRAAGR, encoded by the coding sequence ATGACGAACGAACGGCTCACGGTGGCGGTACTGGGCCCCGGCGGCGTGGGCGGCCTGCTCGCGGCGCTGCTGGCCCGCGCCGGAAACCGGGTGATCTGCCTGGCCGGGGAGGCGACCGCACAGGCTCTGGAGAAGGACGGCATCTCGGTCAGAAGCGCCCGCTTCGGCGAGTTCACCGCCCGCGTGGAGACCGCGTCGGAACTCCGCGAACCGGTCGACGCGGCCATGATCGCGGTGAAGCACACCACCCTGACGACCGCCCTGGACCGGCTCCCGGCGTCGGCCCTGGGCCCCGACACCCTGGTCGTACCGTTCCTGAACGGCGTCGAGCACCCGGCGATTCTCCGCGCCCATTACGGCGGCGCCGTCCCCGTCGCCCCCGCCACCATCCGCGTCGAGTCGACCCGGGTGGCCCCGGGTGTCATCGAACACGCCAGCCCCTTCGCCGAGGTCGACCTGACCGGCGACACGGTCGCTCGGGGCCGCCTCAACTCCCTCGCCGGGGCCCTGGAATGGTCCGGCGTGGGCACCCGGGTCCTGCCGGACGAGACGGCGGTGCTGTGGGCGAAGATGTCGTTCCTGGCCCCGTTCGCCCTGCTGACAACCCTCCACGGCCTGCCCCTCGGCGAGATCCGCACGCGGCACCGTGGGCAACTGACCGCCCTGGTCGAGGAGACGGCGGCCGTCAGCGCGGCCGTCGGCGCCCCCGTGGACCCGGCCGAGGCCCTTCGCCGCTACGACGCCTTCCCGCCCACCACCAGGTCCTCCATGCAACGCGACGCGGAGGCCGGCCGCCCCCTCGAACTGGACGCGATCGGCGGCGCGTTGCTCCGCGCGGCCGAGCGGCACGGCGTCCCGGCCCCCGTGGCGACCGAGGTGGTGGCGGAACTGCGGGCAGCGGGCCGCTGA
- a CDS encoding DUF4097 family beta strand repeat-containing protein, translating to MARTARTARRSRMGAVAVAGLAVALMASVAACGADAGEDRDPEHRSFALEGRTLTVDSDDSALELVSADVDEVEVTRWFEGRVMVGGTPRVTWEMKDDRLKLRLECSGMVADCAAKHRIEVPRGVAVAVRSDDGSVTAKGFAEPLEVRSADGGVRVSDSTGPLELHTDDGSVRALGVESRSVRVSTKDGSVKLELGVVPDLVESRSDDGSISIGLPRDTSYRVETGSEDGSVEVSVPRDEDSSHVVTAHTEDGSVKVRNLD from the coding sequence ATGGCACGCACGGCTCGTACGGCTCGCAGGTCACGCATGGGAGCGGTGGCCGTCGCCGGCCTCGCCGTCGCGCTCATGGCGTCCGTCGCCGCGTGCGGGGCGGACGCCGGGGAGGACCGGGACCCCGAGCACCGGAGCTTCGCCCTGGAGGGCCGGACGCTCACGGTCGACTCGGACGACTCCGCACTCGAACTGGTCTCGGCGGACGTGGACGAGGTCGAGGTGACCCGGTGGTTCGAGGGGCGGGTCATGGTCGGCGGGACTCCCCGGGTGACGTGGGAGATGAAGGACGACCGGCTGAAGCTGCGGCTGGAGTGCTCGGGCATGGTCGCCGACTGCGCGGCCAAGCACCGCATCGAGGTGCCGCGCGGGGTAGCCGTCGCCGTGCGGAGCGACGACGGGAGTGTGACCGCGAAGGGCTTCGCGGAGCCGCTGGAGGTCCGTTCGGCCGATGGTGGGGTGCGGGTCAGTGACTCCACCGGGCCGCTGGAGCTGCACACCGACGACGGTTCGGTGCGGGCGCTCGGGGTCGAGTCGCGGAGCGTCAGGGTGAGCACGAAGGACGGTTCGGTCAAGCTCGAACTCGGCGTCGTACCGGACCTGGTGGAGTCCCGCAGCGACGACGGCTCGATCAGCATCGGGCTGCCGCGTGACACGTCGTACCGGGTGGAGACCGGCAGCGAGGACGGTTCCGTGGAGGTGTCGGTGCCCCGTGACGAGGACAGCTCCCATGTGGTGACCGCCCACACCGAGGACGGCTCGGTGAAGGTACGGAACCTGGACTGA
- a CDS encoding alkaline phosphatase D family protein, with protein sequence MTGLRLGPLLRYVDGSTATVWIEASRPCVAEVRCAGGGRGEARTFQVAGHHYALVPVTGLAPGTASAYEVLLDGTQVWPLPDSSHPPSEIRTPAEGDTVRVAFGSCRWAAPPAGEPDPVGPDALDTLAARLAAEPGAERPDVLLLLGDQVYADETSKATRRWLAARRDLADPPGEQVADYEEYTHLYYESWLDPEIRWLLSTVPSCMIFDDHDVIDDWNTSEAWLTGMRATPWWRERILSGLMSYWVYQHLGNLSPAELAADPVHAAVRAVPDGTDALRAHAAAADQDPASVRWSYRRDFGRVRVLMLDSRGARVLDERNRSMLDPGEAEWLRTQALDARGSYDHLLIGTSLPWLLPHLVHDAESWSAALCRGERGERWARFGEKLRQGADLEHWAAFPASFEDLTRLIAEAGSGADAPATVLVLSGDVHHAYVAEPSWPKVAPDGGAGHPGAPDARVLQLTCSPVHNSIPLSIKLGFRFGWSGTGRALGRWFGRHGRGARPSIDWRRTDGPWFGNHLMTLTLHGRSARLRLDRARARKGGKGELETGMDSALTP encoded by the coding sequence ATGACCGGGCTACGCCTGGGACCACTGCTTCGCTATGTGGACGGCTCGACCGCGACCGTATGGATCGAGGCGAGCCGTCCGTGCGTAGCCGAGGTGCGGTGCGCCGGCGGCGGGCGCGGGGAGGCCCGCACCTTCCAGGTCGCCGGCCACCACTACGCGCTGGTCCCGGTGACGGGCCTCGCACCGGGCACGGCCTCGGCGTACGAGGTCCTGCTCGACGGCACGCAGGTGTGGCCCCTGCCCGACTCCTCCCACCCGCCCTCCGAGATCCGCACCCCCGCCGAGGGCGACACCGTCCGGGTCGCGTTCGGCTCCTGCCGCTGGGCCGCGCCGCCCGCCGGCGAGCCGGATCCGGTGGGCCCCGACGCCCTGGACACCCTGGCGGCCCGGCTGGCCGCCGAGCCGGGGGCCGAGCGCCCCGACGTACTCCTCCTCCTGGGCGACCAGGTGTACGCGGACGAGACCTCCAAGGCCACCCGCCGCTGGCTCGCCGCCCGCCGGGACCTGGCGGACCCGCCGGGGGAGCAGGTGGCGGACTACGAGGAGTACACCCACCTCTACTACGAGTCCTGGCTCGACCCCGAGATCCGCTGGCTGCTCTCCACGGTCCCCAGCTGCATGATCTTCGACGACCACGACGTCATCGACGACTGGAACACCAGCGAGGCCTGGCTCACCGGCATGCGGGCCACCCCCTGGTGGCGCGAGCGCATCCTGAGCGGCCTGATGTCCTACTGGGTGTACCAGCACCTCGGCAACCTCTCCCCCGCCGAGCTGGCCGCCGACCCGGTCCACGCCGCCGTACGCGCCGTCCCGGACGGTACGGACGCGCTGCGCGCCCACGCCGCCGCGGCCGACCAGGACCCGGCGTCGGTCCGCTGGAGCTACCGCCGGGACTTCGGGCGCGTACGCGTGCTGATGCTCGACAGCCGGGGCGCGCGCGTCCTCGACGAGCGGAACCGCTCGATGCTGGACCCGGGCGAGGCGGAGTGGCTGCGCACCCAGGCACTGGACGCGCGCGGCTCGTACGACCATCTCCTCATCGGCACCTCCCTGCCCTGGCTCCTGCCCCACCTCGTGCACGACGCCGAGTCGTGGAGCGCCGCCCTGTGCCGGGGCGAGCGCGGGGAACGCTGGGCGCGGTTCGGGGAGAAGCTGCGTCAGGGCGCCGATCTGGAGCACTGGGCGGCCTTCCCCGCCTCCTTCGAGGACCTGACCCGGCTGATCGCCGAGGCGGGCTCGGGCGCCGACGCCCCGGCGACCGTACTGGTGCTCTCCGGGGACGTGCACCACGCGTACGTCGCCGAACCGTCGTGGCCGAAGGTCGCCCCCGATGGCGGTGCGGGCCACCCGGGAGCCCCCGACGCCCGCGTACTCCAGCTCACCTGCTCCCCCGTGCACAACTCCATCCCGCTCTCGATAAAGCTCGGTTTCCGCTTCGGCTGGAGCGGGACGGGGCGAGCGCTCGGCCGGTGGTTCGGGCGGCACGGGCGGGGTGCGCGGCCGTCGATCGACTGGCGCCGGACGGACGGCCCCTGGTTCGGCAACCACCTCATGACGCTGACGCTGCACGGCCGTTCGGCACGGCTGCGGCTGGACCGCGCCCGGGCCCGGAAGGGCGGCAAGGGAGAGCTGGAAACAGGAATGGATTCGGCACTCACCCCTTGA
- a CDS encoding FAD/NAD(P)-binding protein codes for MRPTRTGVTPLSDFPGISDIGIALVGAGPRGTSVLERLCASAPELLRPGTRLTVHVVDPAPPGPGQVWRTTQSPHLLMNTVASQVTLFTDDSVDCSGPIRPGPSLYEWATGGKGETDGSDRPGEWGGAGEVGRSGGAGELGGAGGLGPDDYPTRAQYGRYLEWVFAEVVRGAPPGIRVEVHRTRAVRLDDAPDDAPDGGQRLTLATGRVLTGLAAVVLTQGHLPTVPDRAERGLAAYATRHGLRHFPPANPADLDLSPVAPGEPVLLRGLGLNFFDHMALLTTGRGGRFVRDGDEKDSHTEGAQGGLRYVPSGHEPRLYAGSRRGVPYQARGDNAKGPYGRHSPVVLTSEVIAAFRKRADSGEAPDFLTEIWPLVAKEVETVYYEGVLRAPTTASMTASTTIKATATTTCHDARCGSRGGSRPVSRGGYPSASPGGSPGTARGGSPYGPFRVPSCDLFGGAPLDNAPFGNASHDLFPTPFRPSTPFRDRFLAAPHRSLQEVAVLDEFGVAEADRWSWGRVSWPYAGREFADAEEWRGWLLGYLREDAAQAALGNVVGPVKAALDVLRDLRNELRLIVDHGGLAGGSRREHLDRWYTPLNAFLSIGPPRRRIEEMSALIEAGVLTVLGPRLEVRPEGEAWLARSPDVPGSAVRVTTVVEARLPEPDLRRTADDLLAGLLRTGGCRPHRVDGYETGGLDVTPRPYFLIDRQGVAHTRRFAFGVPTEGVHWVTAAGARPGVDSVTLSDADAVARAVLRATTPAEAPQVPVKSWPDVELESIDGACLPWVTQR; via the coding sequence ATGCGCCCCACACGCACGGGAGTTACCCCTTTGTCTGATTTTCCAGGGATCAGTGACATCGGCATCGCACTCGTCGGCGCCGGCCCGCGCGGCACCAGCGTCCTGGAACGCCTCTGCGCCTCCGCCCCCGAACTGCTCCGCCCCGGCACCCGCCTGACGGTCCACGTCGTCGACCCCGCGCCGCCGGGCCCCGGCCAGGTCTGGCGCACCACCCAGTCCCCCCACCTGCTGATGAACACGGTGGCCTCCCAGGTCACCCTCTTCACCGACGACAGCGTGGACTGCTCGGGCCCGATACGCCCGGGACCGAGCCTGTACGAGTGGGCGACCGGCGGGAAGGGGGAGACGGACGGATCGGACCGGCCGGGCGAGTGGGGCGGGGCGGGCGAAGTGGGCAGGTCGGGCGGGGCGGGCGAGTTGGGCGGGGCGGGCGGGTTGGGGCCTGACGACTATCCGACCCGGGCCCAGTACGGCCGCTATCTGGAGTGGGTCTTCGCCGAGGTGGTGCGCGGCGCGCCGCCCGGGATCCGGGTCGAGGTGCACCGCACCCGCGCGGTCCGCCTCGACGACGCACCCGATGACGCGCCCGACGGCGGCCAGCGGCTCACACTCGCCACCGGCCGTGTGCTCACCGGCCTCGCCGCCGTGGTCCTCACCCAGGGGCACCTGCCCACCGTCCCGGACCGGGCCGAACGGGGTCTGGCCGCGTACGCCACCCGGCACGGCCTGCGCCACTTCCCGCCCGCCAACCCGGCCGACCTCGACCTCTCCCCCGTAGCCCCGGGCGAACCCGTCCTCCTGCGCGGCCTCGGCCTCAACTTCTTCGACCACATGGCCTTGCTGACCACCGGCCGGGGCGGCCGCTTCGTCCGCGACGGCGACGAGAAGGACAGCCACACGGAGGGCGCGCAGGGAGGCCTGCGGTACGTCCCCTCCGGCCACGAGCCACGTCTGTACGCCGGTTCCCGGCGCGGTGTCCCGTACCAGGCACGCGGCGACAACGCCAAGGGCCCCTACGGCCGCCACAGCCCTGTCGTCCTGACCTCCGAGGTCATCGCGGCCTTCCGCAAACGCGCGGACTCCGGCGAGGCGCCCGACTTCCTGACGGAGATATGGCCGTTGGTGGCGAAGGAGGTCGAAACGGTCTACTACGAGGGAGTGTTGAGGGCACCGACGACGGCTTCCATGACGGCTTCCACGACGATCAAGGCGACGGCTACGACGACGTGTCACGACGCCCGATGCGGCTCTCGCGGCGGCTCCCGGCCCGTTTCGCGCGGCGGCTACCCAAGCGCTTCACCCGGCGGCTCGCCGGGCACCGCGCGTGGCGGTTCACCGTACGGCCCGTTTCGGGTCCCGTCGTGCGACCTCTTCGGCGGCGCCCCCCTCGACAACGCACCCTTCGGCAACGCCTCCCACGACCTCTTCCCCACCCCTTTCCGCCCCTCCACCCCCTTCCGGGACCGCTTTCTCGCCGCCCCCCACCGTTCCCTCCAAGAGGTCGCCGTCCTCGACGAGTTCGGGGTCGCGGAGGCGGACCGGTGGTCGTGGGGCCGGGTCTCGTGGCCGTACGCGGGGCGGGAGTTCGCGGACGCGGAGGAGTGGCGCGGGTGGCTGCTGGGGTATCTGCGGGAGGACGCGGCGCAGGCGGCGCTCGGGAACGTCGTGGGGCCGGTGAAGGCCGCGCTGGACGTGCTGCGGGACCTGCGGAACGAGTTGCGGCTGATCGTGGACCACGGCGGGCTGGCGGGCGGCTCGCGCCGGGAGCATCTGGACCGCTGGTACACGCCGTTGAACGCGTTCCTGTCGATCGGCCCGCCGCGCCGCCGGATCGAGGAGATGTCCGCGCTGATCGAGGCGGGCGTACTGACCGTGCTCGGCCCGCGACTTGAGGTGCGGCCGGAGGGCGAGGCCTGGCTGGCCCGCTCGCCCGACGTGCCGGGGTCGGCGGTCCGGGTGACGACGGTCGTCGAGGCCCGCCTCCCCGAGCCGGACCTGCGCAGGACCGCCGACGATCTGCTCGCCGGACTGCTGAGGACCGGAGGGTGCCGCCCGCACCGGGTGGACGGCTACGAGACGGGCGGACTGGACGTGACGCCTCGCCCCTATTTTCTGATTGACCGTCAAGGTGTCGCGCACACAAGGCGGTTCGCGTTCGGTGTGCCCACGGAGGGCGTGCACTGGGTGACCGCGGCGGGTGCCCGGCCAGGGGTGGATTCGGTCACACTTTCGGATGCGGATGCTGTGGCGCGAGCCGTTCTACGTGCGACGACACCAGCGGAAGCTCCCCAAGTACCGGTGAAGAGCTGGCCAGATGTTGAACTTGAAAGCATCGATGGGGCCTGCCTACCGTGGGTGACTCAACGGTAA
- a CDS encoding DoxX family protein produces MTGRLNSAQPYALGLFRIVIGLLFTCHGAKTLFGVLGGVDGQGATASAGTWPGWYAAVIQLVGGALVLLGLGTRGAAFIASGAMAYAYFKVHQPQALWPVENGGEAAAFYCWAMFLLIFTGSGALGLDQLLAKRHASSPGKTATSKAPVTA; encoded by the coding sequence ATGACCGGACGCCTCAACAGCGCCCAGCCATATGCCCTCGGACTGTTCCGCATCGTCATCGGCCTGCTCTTCACCTGCCACGGCGCCAAGACCCTCTTCGGCGTCCTGGGCGGCGTGGACGGACAGGGCGCCACCGCCTCCGCAGGCACCTGGCCCGGCTGGTACGCGGCCGTCATCCAACTTGTCGGCGGCGCCCTGGTCCTCCTCGGCCTCGGCACCCGCGGTGCGGCGTTCATCGCCTCGGGCGCCATGGCGTACGCGTACTTCAAGGTCCACCAGCCACAGGCCCTGTGGCCGGTCGAGAACGGCGGGGAGGCCGCGGCCTTCTACTGCTGGGCCATGTTCCTCCTGATCTTCACCGGCTCGGGCGCCCTCGGCCTCGACCAACTCCTCGCCAAGCGCCATGCCTCGTCCCCGGGCAAGACCGCCACGAGCAAGGCCCCCGTGACGGCCTGA
- a CDS encoding LysR family transcriptional regulator codes for MTLDDLRVFVAVCRAGSLSAVARELGCTQSAVSQHVRRLEREVGVGLVERQARGVVPTRAGRVLQEAAADGITGLDLALRRLADLVRGDGGVVRIATGGTTVRHFMAQGIVDFRRSYPDVGLEFQTVRSSARCRDALADPFRDLDLSWVTLGPAVRGIEQRAVAELPWVLAVRADDQLAGRERVEGGELDGMRLIGLPENSTSYAHLAAAYRELGITVSPSGAGVADWDTAILLAELGVGHAVVPALPGWTGPGHPGLRFLPVPDLPPLTVGWAVRRWEALSPPARAFADTVARHAVRAGGGVRAV; via the coding sequence ATGACCCTCGACGATCTCCGTGTCTTCGTCGCCGTCTGCCGGGCCGGGAGCCTCAGCGCGGTGGCCCGTGAGCTGGGCTGCACCCAGTCGGCGGTGAGCCAGCACGTGCGGCGGCTGGAGCGGGAGGTCGGCGTCGGGCTGGTGGAGCGGCAGGCCCGCGGGGTCGTGCCCACCCGGGCCGGGCGGGTGCTCCAGGAAGCGGCGGCCGACGGCATCACCGGGCTGGACCTCGCACTGCGCCGCCTGGCCGATCTGGTGCGCGGCGACGGCGGTGTCGTACGGATCGCGACCGGCGGCACGACCGTGCGGCACTTCATGGCGCAGGGCATCGTCGACTTCCGGCGCTCCTACCCGGACGTGGGCCTGGAGTTCCAGACCGTGCGGTCGAGCGCCCGATGCCGTGACGCGCTGGCCGACCCGTTCCGGGACCTCGACCTGTCGTGGGTGACCCTCGGGCCCGCCGTACGCGGCATCGAGCAGCGGGCCGTGGCGGAACTGCCCTGGGTGCTCGCCGTGCGCGCCGATGACCAACTCGCCGGACGGGAGCGGGTGGAGGGCGGCGAACTGGACGGGATGCGGCTCATCGGACTGCCGGAGAACTCCACCTCGTACGCCCATCTCGCCGCCGCCTACCGCGAGTTGGGCATCACCGTCAGTCCCTCCGGCGCCGGTGTCGCCGACTGGGACACCGCGATCCTTCTCGCCGAGCTCGGCGTCGGTCACGCCGTTGTTCCCGCGCTCCCGGGCTGGACCGGCCCCGGCCACCCCGGGCTGCGTTTCCTTCCGGTCCCCGATCTGCCCCCGCTCACCGTCGGATGGGCCGTACGGCGCTGGGAGGCGCTGTCACCACCGGCCCGCGCCTTCGCCGACACGGTGGCCCGGCACGCGGTGCGGGCGGGGGGCGGGGTGCGGGCGGTCTAG
- a CDS encoding DedA family protein has translation MLESLGWLAAGPWIYAVVGASIVLDVFLPVLPSGVLVVAVATAAAAETAAGAMAREVPDILVLMLSAATASVLGDLVAYRLAWRGSARLDRAIARSRRLTTAQERLGAALARGGGLLVVVARFAPAGRSVVSLGAGAARHRARDFLPWSAVAGLAWAAYSVALGYLGAQWLGPTWLATAVSFAALFGAGAAAAYFMRARRTAD, from the coding sequence GTGCTTGAGAGTCTGGGTTGGCTGGCCGCCGGCCCATGGATCTACGCGGTCGTGGGCGCGTCCATCGTGCTGGACGTGTTCCTGCCGGTCCTCCCGAGCGGTGTCCTGGTCGTCGCGGTGGCCACGGCGGCCGCGGCCGAGACGGCGGCGGGGGCGATGGCCCGCGAGGTCCCCGACATCCTGGTGCTGATGCTCTCGGCGGCGACCGCGTCCGTGCTCGGCGACCTGGTGGCCTACCGCCTTGCCTGGCGGGGCAGTGCCCGGCTCGACCGTGCCATCGCCCGCTCCCGACGCCTGACGACCGCGCAGGAACGTCTCGGCGCCGCGCTCGCCCGGGGTGGCGGCCTGCTGGTGGTCGTCGCCCGCTTCGCCCCCGCGGGCCGTTCCGTCGTCTCTCTCGGGGCCGGCGCCGCCCGCCATCGCGCCCGCGACTTCCTCCCGTGGTCCGCCGTCGCCGGCCTCGCCTGGGCCGCCTACAGCGTCGCCCTCGGCTATCTCGGCGCCCAGTGGCTCGGCCCAACCTGGCTCGCGACGGCGGTGTCCTTCGCGGCCCTCTTCGGAGCGGGCGCGGCGGCGGCGTACTTCATGCGCGCCCGTCGCACCGCTGACTGA